The Vicia villosa cultivar HV-30 ecotype Madison, WI linkage group LG1, Vvil1.0, whole genome shotgun sequence genome includes a region encoding these proteins:
- the LOC131662378 gene encoding uncharacterized protein LOC131662378, with protein sequence MDTPIDTVKEAKRHTHTYSFFRQPLTTLEGLSSLMTASCLKSFTDNYENILTLLETVVDTPSLQTLMQFYDPEMRCFTFQDYQLAPTLEEYSIILNLKIKDEVPFIDIPKEMNFKLIAAALYLSIKEVSNNWKSNGGVSGFSLKFLVRKAKEEFEKKNWNAYNALLAIAIYGIVMFPSVPNFVDSAAVHIFVGKNPVPTLLADTYYAVHSRYEKSGGVITCCLQLLFIWFLSLLPSKGPFVKTRDTLKWTHRIMSLTSYDIQWQRYRINVSEVIVGCGEFDNVPLIGTRGCINYNPVVSLRQLGYTLKDKPADHLTAETVYFEKGSDPEKLERIIVAWKKIRKHYGAHLGKKESLALTPYVKWIEKRVGSLLLPYDRVAPLQKQPPLILSEFVPTELYKNALATNYRLHEREQEPNLKFFEERDAKMRLMHQLKKVEGASSSQASTRRRPYELLEEDLYHKQQECL encoded by the coding sequence ATGGACACTCCCATTGATACCGTCAAGGAAGCAAAGAGACATACGCATACCTACAGCTTCTTCCGACAGCCGTTGACCACATTAGAGGGTTTGAGTTCGTTAATGACCGCTTCTTGCTTGAAGAGTTTCACGGACAATTATGAGAATATCTTGACTTTGTTGGAAACTGTGGTTGATACTCCTTCTTTGCAAACTTTGATGCAATTTTATGATCCTGAAATGAGGTGTTTTACGTTCCAGGATTACCAGTTGGCTCCGACATTGGAAGAGTACTCTATTATTCTTAATCTCAAGATAAAAGACGAAGTGCCATTCATCGACATTCCTAAAGAGATGAATTTCAAGTTGATCGctgctgctctttatttgagcataaaagAAGTATCTAATAATTGGAAGTCAAATGGAGGTGTCTCGGGGTTCTCTTTGAAGTTCTTGGTGAGAAAAGCTAAAGAAGAATTTGAGAAAAAGAATTGGAATGCGTATAATGCCTTGCTTGCTATAGCCATTTATGGGATTGTGATGTTCCCAAGTGTTCCTAATTTTGTAGACTCGGCCGCAGTGCACATCTTCGTGGGAAAGAATCCTGTTCCTACATTGTTGGCTGATACTTATTATGCCGTTCATTCCCGATATGAGAAAAGTGGTGGTGTCATCACTTGTTGCCTTCAGCTGTTGTTCATCTGGTTCCTCTCTTTGTTGCCCAGCAAAGGTCCTTTTGTGAAGACAAGGGATACACTCAAGTGGACACACAGGATTATGTCACTTACTTCTTATGATATTCAGTGGCAAAGGTACCGAATTAATGTTTCCGAGGTGATAGTTGGGTGCGGTGAGTTTGACAATGTTCCTTTGATTGGTACTAGAGGTTGCATCAATTACAATCCCGTGGTATCCTTGCGTCAGTTGGGGTATACTTTGAAGGACAAGCCGGCGGATCATTTGACAGCGGAGACGGTCTATTTTGAGAAGGGGTCGGATCCAGAGAAATTGGAGAGGATAATTGTGGCTTGGAAGAAGATTCGTAAGCATTATGGAGCCCATTTAGGAAAGAAAGAATCGCTTGCTCTGACACCGTATGTTAAGTGGATTGAAAAGCGAGTCGGAAGTTTGTTGTTGCCATATGATAGAGTTGCACCacttcaaaagcaacctcctttgaTTCTATCTGAATTTGTGCCGACAGAGCTTTACAAGAATGCTTTGGCTACTAACTACAGGTTGCATGAAAGAGAGCAAGAACCCAATTTGAAATTCTTTGAAGAGAGAGACGCAAAGATGAGGTTGATGCACCAGCTCAAGAAAGTCGAAGGTGCAAGTTCAAGTCAAGCCAGTACCCGGAGGCGTCCCTATGAGTTGCTAGAGGAAGATTTGTATCACAAGCAGCAAGAGTGTCTATAG